A region of the Synechococcus sp. PCC 7502 genome:
AATTAGCCTTTAAAAAGGCGTTACATTTTATTAACTTACCCTACGGATTGGCGATCGCACTGAAACTTAACGCTGTCCTTTAGATAAACTGTCACTTGTTCAACGACCAATGCACAGCAGCATAACTAAAAAAGACTTTTACTTTTAATATGTATGACTGATATAAATAACCCCATTGAGCCATTACTAGCTAAATTAAAGTTTGATGCTCAGGGTTTGATTCCAGCGATCGCTCAAGATGATCAAGATGGCACCGTGTTAATGATGGCATGGATGAATTCAGAGTCTTTAGCATTAACCCTCAAAACCCAAGAAGTCCATTACTGGAGTCGTTCTCGTTCTGAACTTTGGCATAAGGGAGCTACCTCTGGACATATCCAAAAGGTTAAACAGATTTACTATGACTGTGATGCGGATGCGTTATTAATTAAAATTGAGCAGGTGGGAAATATTGCTTGCCACACAGGGGTAAGAAGTTGCTTCTTTAATGAAGTAACCTTAATAAAGTAAAAATTTATGATTTAAATGACTCTGATCGCTTTAAGCTCAGATAGTGATATTGATTTAAGATAACGACATGATTTCCGTTGCAGATTTAATTCAAGAAAACCAAGTTTCAGGCAACTATTTCGGCTATGAAACCTATGTGCGTGGAGATTTAGAATCGGGGCTGTTAGAAAATCGGCGGGGCGATCGCCTGATTGCTGTACCTACAACCTTAATTAAAGCTTTATATTCAGGACTAGAAAAAGAAACAGGGCAAGCAGCAGGGTTAGTGCTTTTTAATTGTGGTAAATGGTGGGGTAAGAACTTTTATACTCGCTTCAATGAGGAAATAACAGACTTTTACCATGCTCCCTTAGCTGAAATTGATATGGGGATTTTCTTGGCAGCGCTGAAGCAATGCTGGACTACCCACGGTTGGGGACAGTTGGAATTTGATCCCACCTATCAAGATCGGGGATTTATCCTGATTAAAACTTCTCGATCTGCCTATAGTCAGCAGCTATCTAATCAGTCTCGTCCTAGTTGTTTTCTCGAGGCGGGTATTCTCACTTCATTTTTCTCTCGATTGACGGGTAGAGAATTAATAGCGGTGCAAATTTCCTGTGAATCTATGGGAGCGGATGTAAATCGGTTTGTGCTTGGTATTAGCGATCGCTTGCATATTGTGAATAGCTTGATCGATCAAGGCTTAAATCATGAAGCTATTTTGAGTCGTTTATTAGAGGCATAGATAGTCCTAAATTTTTTCTAATCCTTCTACTACACTTCTACAACATAGCCATGCCTTACAATTTATGTTTCTAAAAATGTTTCTAAAAAAC
Encoded here:
- a CDS encoding V4R domain-containing protein, with the protein product MISVADLIQENQVSGNYFGYETYVRGDLESGLLENRRGDRLIAVPTTLIKALYSGLEKETGQAAGLVLFNCGKWWGKNFYTRFNEEITDFYHAPLAEIDMGIFLAALKQCWTTHGWGQLEFDPTYQDRGFILIKTSRSAYSQQLSNQSRPSCFLEAGILTSFFSRLTGRELIAVQISCESMGADVNRFVLGISDRLHIVNSLIDQGLNHEAILSRLLEA